ATTGTTGAATGTTTTTTGACTGAAGAACTGACCTGCAATGGCCGCATCTATCCATTGCAGCGCTTCATCGAGGTCGCCTCCGTTGTTGAGGGCGAAGTTGGCGGCCTGCTCCCAAGTCTGGCGATTGAAACCGGGCTGTGCCTGCAATTTTTGACGAATGTCAGCCAATACAATGTCGGTGACTGGCACCTCGATCTTAAACGGAACCTGCTTCTTTTCCCAATTCAAAGAGGCCACGGCCGAAGTTGCATCCACTTCATTGAATTCAAATTGTAACTGTTCTTTATGGGGTATTTCTTTGGTGGTGACATCGACCCGAAGCGCATCTTCGGCAGGGTCGTAAAAAAAGCTGCCCCCAAGCGCCGTGGTTCTTTGAAAAAATAACGGTTGCCGTGTTGTCTTCATTCATAATCATATGGAGTCCGTATTTACCGGCGGGCAAATCTTTTCCTTCGACTTTGATATCGTCAGTTGTCTTAAAAATGGTGTTCTCATTGGCACCGGCCCGCCAAGGCGATTCTGTAGCGGTTCCAAATCCAAGATTGTTCATGCCATACGGCACTAGGTTTCCCCAAATTTCACGATCGTTCACACTCGGTCGTGAATAGACAATCGTAATATCGGTAATACCTATGCGTTGAGATACCTTGGCTTTTTGACTCCCTCTGGGCAGGTCGAGTTGCGCTAGAGCTTCTGTTGAAAAACAAAAGACCGCGAGCAGCAGCAGCATGGAAATTTTAGTGTAGCTTCTTTTCATTGGTTTGTTGTTTGCTGTTAATGAATAAATTAGGTTTTTTCGAAAATACTGATGTACTCCCGCCATTTTCGTTACCATAGTGTTAATCCGTTTTGCCTTTTTGTTAAACTAAGTACTCTTGCGTGGGCAGACATGGGGCCAGTGCCCGTTGACAAGGTCATTGGTTGTTGTGCAAAATGGAGTTGGGCATCGTAATTTTCAGAGGTAATATTTCAGCCCCGCTATAGTCTTTCGTAAGTTTGAAGCTTGATTTTAAGGGCATGAAAAGGGTATTCAAGCGATTACACAACATGTCAACCCTCTAAAATTTGAAATGGAAATGAAAACATTGTTTGACAAGGTATGGGATTCACATGTGGTTCGAAAGATAGAAGGTGGACCTGATGTGTTGTTCATTGACCGACACTTTATTCACGAGGTTACAAGTCCGGTCGCATTTTTGGGGCTTAAGAACCGGGGCAATTCGGTTTTGTACCCAGAGCGCACTTTTGCCACGGCCGACCATAACACACCAACATTGAACCAGCATATGCCGGTCGAAGACCCGCTCTCTGCCATTCAATTGAAAGCCTTGCAAGAGAATACCGCAGAGTGGAATATTGAGCATTGGGGGCTCGGACATAGAAAGAATGGTATTGTGCACGTGGTCGGGCCTGAAAATGGCATCACGTTGCCGGGTGCCACCATTGTGTGTGGCGACTCACATACCTCTACCCATGGGGCGTTTGGGGCCATTGCCTTTGGTATCGGCACCTCTGAGGTTGAGATGGTACTCTCTACGCAGTGCATCATGCAGCCAAAGCCCAAGAAAATGCGCATTACCGTTGACGGCGAGCTCGGTTTTGGGGTCACCCCGAAAGATGTAGCACTTTTCATCATTTCTAAACTGACCACTTCAGGTGCCACAGGCCATTTTGTCGAATATGCCGGTGAGGTCTTTGAAAATATGAGCATGGAAGGCCGTATGACCGTTTGCAACATGAGCATTGAAATGGGAGCGCGTGGTGGAATGGTCGCACCAGACCAGAAAACATTTGATTATATAAAGGGCAGGGAATATACCCCCAAGGGAGCTGATTGGGACAAAGCCATGGAGTATTGGCAGACCTTGAAGACCGATGAAGACGCCCAATTTGATATGGAATTCAATTTTGATGCCCAAGAGATTGAGCCTATGGTTACCTATGGCACCAACCCTGGCATGGGCATCGGAATCACCCAAAAGATCCCCACTGCCAATGATGTGCAAGCAAACGAGGTCACCTTTCAAAAGTCATTGGAATATATGGGATTTGAGCAGGGTGCGCCTTTGATGGGCAAAAAAGTGGATTACGTTTTTCTAGGAAGCTGTACCAATGCCCGTATTGAAGATTTTCGCGCATTCGCTTCCATTGTAAAAGGTCGAAAAAAGGCCGACGGCATCACGGTATGGCTAGTGCCAGGAAGCCACGTAGTCGAAGACAAAATCAAGGAAGAGGGAATCCTCGATATTTTGACCGAAGCGGGGTTCTCGTTACGTGAGCCAGGCTGCTCAGCTTGTTTGGCGATGAACGATGACAAGATTCCAGCGGGAAAACTGGCGGTCAGTACTTCGAACCGAAATTTCGAAGGACGTCAGGGACCTGGTGCGCGCACCATTTTGGCAAGTCCGTTGGTAGCAGCGGCCACAGCTGTAACCGGCAAGGTCACCGATCCGCGCGAACTTCTTAAACCTGAATTGGTCTAAACCATCAAAAGTCTAACATCTAACATCTGAAAATGGCTTACGATAAATTCAATATACTACAAAGTACAGCGGTACCGCTCCCTATTGAGAACGTGGACACCGATCAAATTATTCCGGCACGGTTTTTAAAGGCCACAGAACGCAAAGGCTTTGGAGACAACCTTTTTCGTGATTGGCGGTATCACCCAGATGGCACCCCAAAAGAAAATTTTGTACTGAACAATCCAATTTATGGTGGAAAAATATTGGTCGGAGGTAAAAACTTTGGTTCGGGCTCTTCGCGCGAGCACGCTGCGTGGGCTGTTTACGACTATGGGTTTCGCTGTGTTATCTCAAGCTTCTTTGCCGATATTTTTCGCAATAACTGTTTGAATATAGGAGTGCTTCCCGTACAGGTCAGCGCTGATTTTTTGGATAAGATTTTCAAGGCCATAGAGGCTGACCCCAAAGCAGAGTTTGAGGTCAACCTTCCAGAGCAAACCGTTACCATCCTCAGTACTGGAGAACATGAAACATTTGACATCAACAGCTATAAGAAGGAAAATATGCTGAACGGTTATGACGATATCGATTATTTGGTTGCCATGAAGGAGGAAATAAAGGCATTTGCCGAAAAAAGACCTTTTTAATTCCAACCATAAACAACTCCCTTTAGATGAGAAGGCCTGTCGAAATAATGGATACCACCCTTCGCGATGGCGAACAAACTTCTGGGGTTTCCTTTTCATCATTGGAAAAACTGACCTTGGCAAAGCTGTTGCTTGAAGAACTAAAGGTCAACCGTATAGAAGTGGCCTCTGCACGGGTATCGGAAGGCGAGTTCCAAGCTGTTAAGAGCATAACGGATTGGGCAAAGGAAAATGGATATTTGAACCGTGTGGAAGTGCTGACTTTTGTTGACGGCGGAGCTTCCCTAAAGTGGATGCAAAAGGCAGGTGCTAAGGTTCAAAACTTGTTGACCAAAGGCTCTTTGAACCATTTGACACATCAATTGCGAAAAAAACCTGAGGAGCATTTCAAAGAAATAGCACAAGTAGTTTCAAAGGCCCAAAAAATGGGCATTGAAACCAATGTGTACTTAGAGGATTGGAGCAATGGTATGCGAAACTCAAGAGAATATGTACTGCAGTTTCTCGATTTTTTGTCACAACAACCCATTAAACGTATTTTGCTGCCAGATACCCTTGGTATCTTGACCCCGAACGAAACCAGGGAGTACGTCGGTTTGATTGTGGACCGCTACCCTGACAGCCATATAGATTTTCATGGACATAACGACTACGATTTAAGTGTTTCAAACGTCATGGAAGCTGTCAAGGCTGGGTGCCACGGCCTGCACCTGACTGTGAACGGTATGGGCGAACGCGCCGGCAATGCCCCCCTAGCCAGCGCTGTGGCCGTTATCAATGATTTTTTGTCTGATAGCGTAGCCATTGATGTCAACGAAAAAGCCCTATACAAAGTGAGTCGGCTGGTTTCTACCTTTACCGGGTTCGGCATACCGGCGAACAAACCTATCGTTGGAGACAACGTCTTTACACAAACTGCTGGAATACATGCAGATGGAGACAATAAAAAGAATCTTTACTTCAATGATTTATTGCCCGAACGTTTTGGTAGAAAGCGTAAGTATGCCTTAGGAAAAACGTCGGGCAAGGCCAACATTCAAAAGAACCTACAAGAACTGGGGCTAACCCTGAACGATGACGAGTTGAAAAAGGTGACCGAACGCATCATCGAACTGGGCGATAAGAAGGAGACCGTTACCAAAGATGACCTGCCCTATATCATTTCCGATGTTCTGGACAGCGGCTCTTTCCAGCAAAAAGTTTTTATTAAATCATATGTGTTGACACATTCGAAGGGGCTTAAGCCATCCACAACCGTAATGGTGGAGATAAACGGCAGATCATATGAGGAAAACGCCCTGGGAGATGGCCAATTCGATGCCTTTATCAACGCATTGCACAAAATTTACGATCGTAAAAAGATTGCGTTGCCACAGTTGACCGATTACGCTGTGCGGATTCCACCCGGAAGTAGATCTGATGCCCTTTGTGAAACGATTATCACATGGCAGACCAAAAACAAAGAATTTGTAACCCGCGGACTGGATTCTGACCAAACAGTATCGGCCATTAAGGCTACTGAAAAAATGTTGAACTTGATTTAGATATTAGATAAAAGATAGTAGATACAAGACAAAAAATTGGTCAGATTGAACCCATTTCAAAAGGTTATTGAAATAGAATACAAAATAAACCTCATTTTAAAGAAGACATTGTCTAAATGAAACTAACTATAGCCCTTTTAGCTGGTGACGGTATCGGCCCAGAAGTAATTGATCAAGCCGTAAAGGTATCGGATGCCGTTGCAAAGAAATTCAACCATGAAATCGAATGGAAGCCGGCCCTGACGGGTGCTGCGGCCATTGACGCGGTCGGTGAGCCGTACCCTGATGAAACACACCAGATTTGTACCAATGCAGATGCCGTGCTGTTCGGGGCCATAGGCCATCCAAAATTTGACAACGACCCCTCAGCCAAGGTACGCCCTGAACAGGGCCTGTTGAAGATGCGGCAAAAACTTGGACTGTTTGCCAATGTGCGCCCTACCTTCACCTTTCCATCATTGATCGATAAATCTCCCTTGAAACGGGATCGTATCGAAGGTACCGATTTGATTATTCTAAGGGAATTGACCGGTGGTGTATATTTCGGTGAACGGGGACGGCTAAACCATGGCAATACGGCTTTTGACACCATGACCTATCACCGTTTTGAAATAGAGCGGTTGGCAAAAAAAGGATTCGAAATGGCCATGAAACGAAACAAAAAGCTCTGTTGTGTAGACAAGGCCAATGTTTTGGAAGCCTCCCGTTTATGGCGTGAAACGGTACAGGCCATGGAGAAAGAATACCCAGAGGTAGAAGTATCATATGAATTCGTAGACGCTGTGGCCATGCGATTGATTCAATGGCCCAAAGGGTACGATGTCATTATTACGGCCAATCTATTCGGTGATATCTTGACTGATGAAGCTTCGGTGATTTCGGGCTCCATGGGGTTGATGCCCTCGTCTTCCTTAGGTAGCGAGGTGTCGCTTTACGAGCCGATCCACGGCTCTTACCCACAAGCTGCAGGAAAAGACATTGCCAACCCTCTCGCAACAGTTTTGTCGGCGGCCATGATGTTCGATGATTTTGGTCTGGCCAAAGAGGCACAGGCCATACGTGATGTGGTCAATAAATCACTGGACCAAGGTGTTGTAACAGAAGATTTGGCTGACGGTGGAAAAGCCTGTAAAACCTCTGAAGTCGGTGACTGGTTGGCCAAAAACCTTTGAGAAAGGGCAATCAAACCAGAAAAAATCTTTTGGGTGCCCTCAAGCTATTGTAAGGCGAACACTTTTTGCAACAAAGCGGTTGTTCGGGCGCTAACGGAATTACGGATTTCCTTTTCCTTATCCCCAACTTTTACAAAGAGTCCCGCAATGGCCTGTTCTGTGACATATTGGGTAAGGTTTGGATTTACCGGTTTTACCAAGGGTATGGTGTTGTACCTGTTGATGATATCTTGCCATATTTTATCGGCACCCACCTTGTTCAAAGAGTTCTGAATTTTGGGGGTAAAGGCCTGCTGCAATTGGTAGGTTGTCTTCTGCTGCAAGTATTGGGTGGCCGCCAAATCATTGTCTGAAACCAGAATTTCTTTGGCATCATTGATGGTGAATTGCTTTATGGCATTGATAAAGATGGGTTTGGCCTCACCCACGGCATCTTCCGCTGCTCGGTTCAAAACCTTCAGCCCTTCGTCGGCGAGCGAAGCAAGACCTATTTTTCGCAAGGCCTCATCGACTTTTTTTAGCTCTTCGGGCAACAAGATTTTAACAGCCTCGTCTTTGAAATAACCATCTTCTTGGTTCAATAGGGCCACGCCTTCTACCACGCCAAATTCAAGAGCCTGCTTCAGTCCTAGTATGATTTCCCTTTCAGAAACCGGTTGATTGGTCGGAATATTTTTGACCGCATCCTGCAATTCGGCACAACCAAAAAAAAATAAACATGTGAACATTAGGGTAATGGCCTTGGTTCCTTCCATAGCAAAAAAAATTAAAGTCGGTTACGGTCAAAGATACGCTACAGAATATAATCGGTACTCAAAAAATTACTGACCTTGGCTTCCAAGAGCTGTTCCACAGTGGCATTGTTCAACTCGTTGTCCTTAAAGGCAACAAAGGTCCTTATTGAAAATGAACGCAAGGCATCATGGACGCTCAAGGTAGCTTGTGCCGAATCTTTTCTTCCCGTAAACGGGTATACATCAGGCCCACGTTGGCACGAACTGTTCAGGTTCACCCTGCATACAAGGTTGACCAGGGTATCGATAAGGGGCGAAAGTGTATAGACGTCTTTGCCGAACAAGCTGACCTGTTGGCCATAATTTGATTCGGCCATGTCATTCAAAGGTTCTTTAATATCTTTAAACGAGAGTACCGGAATTATGGGGCCAAACTGTTCTTCTTGATAGACCCGCATATCTTTTGTTACGGGGTACAGCACGGCAGGCCAAATAAAATTATCGGTGATCTCGCCCCCTTTTCGGTTCTGTACCTGGGCACCTTTTTGCACGGCGTCATCAAGTAGTTCCTTTATGTAATCTGGCTTACCCGGTTCCGGTAAAGGTGTCAGGTGTACCCCCTCATCCCAAGGATTACCAAACTTGAGGCTATCGACCTTTTCAGAATAACGCTTTAAGAATTCCTCCCTCACATCTTCATGAACATACACCACTTTTAAAGCGGTGCAACGTTGCCCGTTGTAGGAAAGAGTTCCTGAAATGATCTCGTTTACGGTAAGCTCAAGATCAGCATCGGGAAGGATAATAGCGGGATTTTTAGCTTCCAAGCCCAACACCAAGCGCAAACGGTTGCTCTTCGGGTGTTGGTTTTGCAAGGCGTTGGCCGATTTACTGTTGCCTATGAGCGCCAGCACATCGACCTTGCCCGTTTTCATAATGGGCCCGGCAATGGCCCTACCCCTGCCAAATAGGATATTCACCACCCCTTTGGGGAAGCTGCTTTGAAAAGCCTCTAACAACGGCCCTATTAAGAGCACCCCGTGCTTTGCAGGCTTGAAAATGGTGGTGTTGCCCATGATGATGGCCGGAATCAACAAGGTGAATGTCTCGTTCAACGGATAATTGTAGGGCCCAAGGCACAATACAATACCCAATGGCCCGCGACGTATATGGGCGTAGACACCGTCATGTTTATGGAACTTTGCCGAATCCCTGTCCAACTGCTTGTACTCTTCAATCGTATCATGGATATATTCGACCGTTCTATCAAACTCTTTATAAGAGTCGGGTTTTGATTTCCCGATTTCCCACATAAGCAGCTTTACCACCTGCTCACGTTTCTGTTCCATCTTTTTGACGAAAGCCTCCATACACTCAATACGGTCTTTCACCTTCATGGTCGGCCAAACGCCCTGCCCGCGGTCATATGCGCCCATAGCGGCCTGTAATGCATCCAGCGCCTCTGGTTCTCCCATATCGGGAATACTGCCCAAGACAGTAGGTCTATACCCCTCGGTGGATGATGAGATGGTAGAAACGACCTCTGAGGTATTTCCGTTCCACTCGCGCAATTCGCCATTTACCAAATAGGTTCTTTGGTGGATAGGCTCTTTGATTTGGTATTGTTCAGGAATCGAAGTGGTGGCTGTTTCCATAATCACAATTTGTTTCTCGTGCTTCATTGGTCGCAAAGGGCGACACCTTCCTTAGTTTCTAGACTATGGGTTTCATCGCGGTCATCGATGCCCGTAAACGTGCCCCTACAACCTCTACCTCGTGTTCGCGTATGGCTTTGTTGACGGTTATCAGCTTTACATTGTCTACGCCGTTGTCTTTGCCTTCCCCATACGTTTTCCCTATTATGTCGACATCGACTTTTTTCATAAAGTCGGTCAACAAGGGCTTGCAGGCATGGTCAAATAAATAGCAACCATACTCCGCAGTGTCGGAAATGACCCTGTTCATTTCAAACAATTTTTTTCTGGCGATGGTGTTGGCAATCAGGGGTGTCTCATGTAGTGACTCATAATAGGCAGATTCGCCAATGATACCGGATTCGGTCATGGTCTCGTAGGCCAACTCTACACCGGCCTTTACAAAGGCCACCATCAGCACGCCGTTGTCGTAATATTCTTGCTCTGAAATATCATGGTCGCCGGCAGGGGTCTTTTCAAAGGCGGTCTCACCTGTGGCAGCCCGCCATTCCAATAAGTTTTTATCTCCGTTGGCCCAGTCTTCCATCATGGTTTTTGAGAAATGGCCGCTCATAATATCGTCCATATGCTTTTGGAACAACGGCCGCATGATATCTTTCATTTCTTCTGCCAATTCGAATGCCTTTATTTTAGCTGGGTTTGAAAGGCGGTCCATCATATTGGTAATTCCTCCATGTTTCAAGCCTTCCGTAATGGTTTCCCAACCATATTGGATCAATTTGGAAGCATAGTCTGGTTCAATGCCCTTTTCAATCATTTTGTCAAAACAAAGTATCGAACCAGTTTGCAAAAGACCGCAAAGAATGGTCTGCTCGCCCATCAAATCCGATTTTACCTCGGCCACGAATGACGACTCCAATACCCCAGCTTTGTGGCCACCGGTTGCGGCGGCATAGGCCTTGGCAATTTCCAGCCCCTTTCCCTCTGGATCGTTCTCAGGATGCACTGCAATAAGGGTCGGTACCCCAAAACCGCGCTTGTACTCTTCGCGCACCTCAGAACCGGGACTCTTGGGAGCCACCATTATGACCGTGATGTCTTTTCTGATCTGCATGCCTTCTTCAACTATATTGAATCCGTGGGAGTAAGAAAGCGTAGCCCCTTTCTTCATCAACGGCATTACCGCACTGACAACGCTTGTGTGCTGCTTATCAGGGGTCAAATTGATGACCAAATCGGCCGTCGGCACCAACTCTTCATAGGTGCCCACCTTAAAGTTGTTCTCAGTGGCATTCTTGTACGATTGCCTTTTTTCTTTTATGGCCCCTTCGCGCAGTGCATAGGAGATGTCCAAGCCCGAATCGCGCATGTTGAGACCTTGGTTTAGGCCTTGGGCACCACACCCGACAATCACAATCTTTTTTCCTTTTAGGGCTGTCACACCATCAGCGAATTCAGAATAATCCATAAATCGGCATTTTCCCAGTTGTGACAATTGCTCTCGAAGTGATAGTGTGTTGAAGTAGTTTGTCATTTTCAATATTCTATTTTGTTTTTATTAATTGGTAGTTTTGACTTCATCAAGTATTTCGGTAATCGGCATTTTACTTTTGGTGACCGTAATTCTTCCTGAGCGGACAAATTGCATGATTCCAAAGGGTTCAAGATCATCGTGCATTTCATCGATTTCATGCCGGCGGCCCGTTTTTGCCAACACGAAAAACTCACGGTTGACCGTTACAATGGTCGAGTTACTCTCTTTGATCACATTTTGGATCTGCGGTTCGTCGAACAACAAATGGGAGGCTATTTTAAACAGGGCAGATTCTTGATAGATCGTTTCTTCGTCTGTGTGATAGAACGCCTTGATCACCTCTATCTGTTTCTCGATTTGTTGAACAATCTTGCGTGTCCAATCCTCGGTGGTGTGCACCACAATCGTAAACTTGGACACATGCTCGATTTCTGACTTAGAAACATTCAAGCTCTCAATATTGATGTGCCTTTTCAGGAAAATACCTGAAATTCTGTTCAAGAGACCAACATTGTTCTCTGAATAGACCGATATGGTATACCATTTTTTCTCCATCTGGAATGTGCATTATTTTAAACGAATATCAGAAACCGAAGCCCCTGATGGAATCATCGGAAAAACATTGTCTTCTTTTTCAACTTTAACTTCTAAAAAGTACGGTTTCTTAGAGGCCATCATTTCTGTAATGGCCCCTTCAAGATCTTCACGCTTTTCAACCCTTTGTGCCTTGATATGGTAGCCCTCAGCGATTTTCACAAAATCGGGGTTGGTCATAACCGTGGAGGCATAGCGGCTGTCGAAAAACAACTCTTGCCATTGGCGTACCATACCCAGGTGGTCGTTGTTGAGCACTACGATTTTTACCGCCACGTCGTGCTGAAAAATAACACCGAGTTCTTGAATGGTCATTTGATAGCCCCCATCTCCGATAATGGCCACCACCTCTCTTTTGGGAGCACCCATTTTGGCACCGATGGCCGCTGGCAGGGCAAAGCCCATAGTACCTAGGCCGCCAGAGGTGATATTGCTCTTTGACTGCTTGAACTTGGCATATCGGCAAGCAATCATCTGGTGTTGGCCCACATCGGTGACAATAACCGCTTCATGGTTTGAAGCCTTGTTGATTTGCTCAACCACCTCACCCATGGTCAATCCAGGTTTGGTCGGGTGGATGTCTTTTTCGATGACCGCATCAAACTCTTCCTTATATTTTTTATCGAATTCGGCACGCCATTCTTTGTGCTCGTTTTCATTGATTAGCGGCAGCAATAACTCCAACGTCTTTTTTGCATTGCCAAGAACCGCTACATCGACCTTGACATTTTTATTGATTTCGGCCGGGTCTATTTCAAAATGAATGATTTTTGCCTGTTTTGCATAGGTGTCGAGGCTTCCGGTCACACGATCGTCAAAACGCATGCCGA
This portion of the Flagellimonas lutaonensis genome encodes:
- a CDS encoding DUF2911 domain-containing protein, which encodes MKRSYTKISMLLLLAVFCFSTEALAQLDLPRGSQKAKVSQRIGITDITIVYSRPSVNDREIWGNLVPYGMNNLGFGTATESPWRAGANENTIFKTTDDIKVEGKDLPAGKYGLHMIMNEDNTATVIFSKNHGAWGQLFLRPCRRCASGRCHHQRNTP
- the leuD gene encoding 3-isopropylmalate dehydratase small subunit, with protein sequence MAYDKFNILQSTAVPLPIENVDTDQIIPARFLKATERKGFGDNLFRDWRYHPDGTPKENFVLNNPIYGGKILVGGKNFGSGSSREHAAWAVYDYGFRCVISSFFADIFRNNCLNIGVLPVQVSADFLDKIFKAIEADPKAEFEVNLPEQTVTILSTGEHETFDINSYKKENMLNGYDDIDYLVAMKEEIKAFAEKRPF
- a CDS encoding DUF4197 domain-containing protein, translating into MEGTKAITLMFTCLFFFGCAELQDAVKNIPTNQPVSEREIILGLKQALEFGVVEGVALLNQEDGYFKDEAVKILLPEELKKVDEALRKIGLASLADEGLKVLNRAAEDAVGEAKPIFINAIKQFTINDAKEILVSDNDLAATQYLQQKTTYQLQQAFTPKIQNSLNKVGADKIWQDIINRYNTIPLVKPVNPNLTQYVTEQAIAGLFVKVGDKEKEIRNSVSARTTALLQKVFALQ
- the leuB gene encoding 3-isopropylmalate dehydrogenase, with product MKLTIALLAGDGIGPEVIDQAVKVSDAVAKKFNHEIEWKPALTGAAAIDAVGEPYPDETHQICTNADAVLFGAIGHPKFDNDPSAKVRPEQGLLKMRQKLGLFANVRPTFTFPSLIDKSPLKRDRIEGTDLIILRELTGGVYFGERGRLNHGNTAFDTMTYHRFEIERLAKKGFEMAMKRNKKLCCVDKANVLEASRLWRETVQAMEKEYPEVEVSYEFVDAVAMRLIQWPKGYDVIITANLFGDILTDEASVISGSMGLMPSSSLGSEVSLYEPIHGSYPQAAGKDIANPLATVLSAAMMFDDFGLAKEAQAIRDVVNKSLDQGVVTEDLADGGKACKTSEVGDWLAKNL
- the ilvC gene encoding ketol-acid reductoisomerase, coding for MTNYFNTLSLREQLSQLGKCRFMDYSEFADGVTALKGKKIVIVGCGAQGLNQGLNMRDSGLDISYALREGAIKEKRQSYKNATENNFKVGTYEELVPTADLVINLTPDKQHTSVVSAVMPLMKKGATLSYSHGFNIVEEGMQIRKDITVIMVAPKSPGSEVREEYKRGFGVPTLIAVHPENDPEGKGLEIAKAYAAATGGHKAGVLESSFVAEVKSDLMGEQTILCGLLQTGSILCFDKMIEKGIEPDYASKLIQYGWETITEGLKHGGITNMMDRLSNPAKIKAFELAEEMKDIMRPLFQKHMDDIMSGHFSKTMMEDWANGDKNLLEWRAATGETAFEKTPAGDHDISEQEYYDNGVLMVAFVKAGVELAYETMTESGIIGESAYYESLHETPLIANTIARKKLFEMNRVISDTAEYGCYLFDHACKPLLTDFMKKVDVDIIGKTYGEGKDNGVDNVKLITVNKAIREHEVEVVGARLRASMTAMKPIV
- the ilvN gene encoding acetolactate synthase small subunit, with protein sequence MEKKWYTISVYSENNVGLLNRISGIFLKRHINIESLNVSKSEIEHVSKFTIVVHTTEDWTRKIVQQIEKQIEVIKAFYHTDEETIYQESALFKIASHLLFDEPQIQNVIKESNSTIVTVNREFFVLAKTGRRHEIDEMHDDLEPFGIMQFVRSGRITVTKSKMPITEILDEVKTTN
- the leuC gene encoding 3-isopropylmalate dehydratase large subunit, producing the protein MKTLFDKVWDSHVVRKIEGGPDVLFIDRHFIHEVTSPVAFLGLKNRGNSVLYPERTFATADHNTPTLNQHMPVEDPLSAIQLKALQENTAEWNIEHWGLGHRKNGIVHVVGPENGITLPGATIVCGDSHTSTHGAFGAIAFGIGTSEVEMVLSTQCIMQPKPKKMRITVDGELGFGVTPKDVALFIISKLTTSGATGHFVEYAGEVFENMSMEGRMTVCNMSIEMGARGGMVAPDQKTFDYIKGREYTPKGADWDKAMEYWQTLKTDEDAQFDMEFNFDAQEIEPMVTYGTNPGMGIGITQKIPTANDVQANEVTFQKSLEYMGFEQGAPLMGKKVDYVFLGSCTNARIEDFRAFASIVKGRKKADGITVWLVPGSHVVEDKIKEEGILDILTEAGFSLREPGCSACLAMNDDKIPAGKLAVSTSNRNFEGRQGPGARTILASPLVAAATAVTGKVTDPRELLKPELV
- a CDS encoding NADP-dependent glyceraldehyde-3-phosphate dehydrogenase, whose translation is METATTSIPEQYQIKEPIHQRTYLVNGELREWNGNTSEVVSTISSSTEGYRPTVLGSIPDMGEPEALDALQAAMGAYDRGQGVWPTMKVKDRIECMEAFVKKMEQKREQVVKLLMWEIGKSKPDSYKEFDRTVEYIHDTIEEYKQLDRDSAKFHKHDGVYAHIRRGPLGIVLCLGPYNYPLNETFTLLIPAIIMGNTTIFKPAKHGVLLIGPLLEAFQSSFPKGVVNILFGRGRAIAGPIMKTGKVDVLALIGNSKSANALQNQHPKSNRLRLVLGLEAKNPAIILPDADLELTVNEIISGTLSYNGQRCTALKVVYVHEDVREEFLKRYSEKVDSLKFGNPWDEGVHLTPLPEPGKPDYIKELLDDAVQKGAQVQNRKGGEITDNFIWPAVLYPVTKDMRVYQEEQFGPIIPVLSFKDIKEPLNDMAESNYGQQVSLFGKDVYTLSPLIDTLVNLVCRVNLNSSCQRGPDVYPFTGRKDSAQATLSVHDALRSFSIRTFVAFKDNELNNATVEQLLEAKVSNFLSTDYIL
- a CDS encoding alpha-isopropylmalate synthase regulatory domain-containing protein; the encoded protein is MRRPVEIMDTTLRDGEQTSGVSFSSLEKLTLAKLLLEELKVNRIEVASARVSEGEFQAVKSITDWAKENGYLNRVEVLTFVDGGASLKWMQKAGAKVQNLLTKGSLNHLTHQLRKKPEEHFKEIAQVVSKAQKMGIETNVYLEDWSNGMRNSREYVLQFLDFLSQQPIKRILLPDTLGILTPNETREYVGLIVDRYPDSHIDFHGHNDYDLSVSNVMEAVKAGCHGLHLTVNGMGERAGNAPLASAVAVINDFLSDSVAIDVNEKALYKVSRLVSTFTGFGIPANKPIVGDNVFTQTAGIHADGDNKKNLYFNDLLPERFGRKRKYALGKTSGKANIQKNLQELGLTLNDDELKKVTERIIELGDKKETVTKDDLPYIISDVLDSGSFQQKVFIKSYVLTHSKGLKPSTTVMVEINGRSYEENALGDGQFDAFINALHKIYDRKKIALPQLTDYAVRIPPGSRSDALCETIITWQTKNKEFVTRGLDSDQTVSAIKATEKMLNLI